A single region of the Dissulfuribacter thermophilus genome encodes:
- a CDS encoding phenylacetate--CoA ligase family protein — protein sequence MDQIIQIQTELLQSTINRVYKRVPFYKNIMDSACLSPEDIKSIEDLKKFPFTTREVLSENYPYGLFAVPLRDIVRIHTLRGINGTPVVIGYTRQDVEHRVMLSRRFLEACSVSSDDIVQICLDPGMSVVGQDLKEGAEAIGALVIPPDPISTEARIRILVDFKTTTLITTPSYGDYLLSKIKEEGPPIAALSLKRMIVVGEAVDVSTRAKWMEEFGIDTRAGYGITEVMGPGMAYECEALSGLHMALDHFIAEIIDPDTGENLDIGEEGELVVTTITTRANPLIRFRTGDITKIIQKPCPCGQTLWRLAPVKSRSDDMISIRGVKIGEKIIEYFLKEQLGKVPSYCLKVRKDRPLERLELKIAMSPEIFTGSLPELHVFLRQLEEAFQEKVGITCSISPGEEKSLQELLQRAKGHILIE from the coding sequence ATGGATCAAATAATCCAAATCCAGACTGAGCTACTGCAAAGTACTATTAATAGAGTCTATAAGAGGGTCCCTTTTTATAAAAATATCATGGACTCCGCCTGCTTGAGTCCTGAAGACATAAAGAGTATCGAGGACTTAAAAAAATTTCCATTCACCACTCGAGAGGTCCTTTCAGAAAACTATCCATATGGACTCTTTGCAGTCCCCCTACGAGACATCGTCAGAATCCACACGTTGAGGGGTATAAATGGTACACCGGTGGTTATTGGATATACTCGACAGGATGTAGAACACAGGGTCATGTTATCAAGACGCTTTCTAGAGGCCTGTTCAGTCTCCAGTGACGACATTGTTCAGATCTGTCTTGACCCGGGAATGAGTGTGGTGGGACAAGACCTTAAAGAAGGAGCTGAAGCCATAGGGGCTCTTGTAATTCCTCCTGATCCAATAAGTACAGAAGCTCGAATCAGGATACTTGTCGACTTTAAGACTACCACCCTCATCACTACTCCATCATATGGAGATTATCTCCTTTCAAAGATTAAGGAAGAAGGTCCACCAATTGCGGCCCTATCCCTAAAGCGGATGATTGTGGTTGGCGAGGCAGTGGATGTAAGTACTCGGGCAAAGTGGATGGAAGAATTTGGCATCGATACAAGGGCTGGCTACGGTATCACTGAGGTGATGGGCCCTGGAATGGCATATGAATGTGAGGCGCTATCAGGACTCCACATGGCACTTGATCATTTTATTGCCGAAATCATTGATCCTGATACTGGCGAGAATCTGGATATCGGAGAAGAAGGCGAACTGGTGGTAACCACCATTACCACCAGAGCAAATCCCCTTATTCGTTTTAGAACTGGCGACATTACGAAGATAATCCAAAAACCATGTCCATGCGGCCAGACCTTGTGGCGATTAGCCCCTGTAAAGAGTCGTTCAGATGATATGATCTCTATTCGAGGTGTAAAAATCGGCGAAAAGATCATTGAATACTTTTTAAAGGAACAATTAGGCAAAGTACCCTCATACTGTTTAAAGGTAAGGAAAGACAGGCCACTAGAACGACTCGAACTCAAGATTGCAATGAGCCCAGAGATCTTCACTGGCAGTCTTCCAGAACTACACGTTTTTTTAAGGCAACTCGAAGAGGCATTTCAAGAAAAAGTGGGCATTACTTGTTCAATCAGCCCAGG
- a CDS encoding ABC transporter ATP-binding protein: MLSIQNLHAQYGPIPILKNCSLHIERGEIVTLIGANGAGKSTLLSTISGLLRPSSGSIQLEGSEIGGLSPSKIVSLGICQVPEGREIFSPLTVKENLELGAFLRRGKDQKKKVQEDMDYVLQLFPRLKERFTQPAGTLSGGEQQMLAIGRAIMARPKLLLLDEPSLGLAPKLVNVILETIKELNKEGLTILLVEQNARKALEIAHRGYVIETGRIVLQGTSSELKEDPEVKRAYLGKDYKEISERA, from the coding sequence ATGTTAAGCATTCAGAATCTACATGCACAATATGGGCCTATACCAATACTGAAAAACTGTTCCCTTCACATAGAACGGGGGGAAATAGTCACCCTCATTGGTGCAAATGGGGCTGGAAAATCTACCTTACTTTCTACCATATCTGGATTGCTCAGGCCTTCTAGTGGAAGTATACAGCTTGAAGGAAGTGAAATTGGCGGACTTTCTCCATCAAAAATAGTTTCACTTGGCATATGCCAAGTACCTGAAGGTAGAGAGATATTTAGTCCATTAACAGTAAAGGAGAATCTAGAACTCGGGGCCTTTTTGAGAAGGGGTAAAGACCAAAAAAAGAAGGTACAAGAGGACATGGACTATGTCCTACAGCTTTTTCCCAGACTAAAAGAACGATTCACTCAACCTGCAGGTACCCTTAGCGGTGGCGAACAACAAATGCTTGCCATAGGTAGGGCTATTATGGCAAGGCCCAAACTTCTTTTACTAGATGAGCCCAGCCTTGGATTAGCGCCAAAGCTCGTTAATGTAATCCTCGAGACCATAAAGGAACTCAATAAAGAGGGACTCACTATCTTACTTGTGGAACAAAATGCAAGAAAGGCCCTTGAGATAGCCCATAGGGGATATGTCATAGAGACCGGAAGGATAGTGCTTCAGGGTACCAGCTCCGAGCTCAAGGAAGATCCAGAGGTTAAGAGGGCCTACCTTGGCAAGGACTATAAAGAGATCTCAGAGAGGGCATAG
- a CDS encoding DUF4911 domain-containing protein: MSNTACFRAYWFCIDPSKTHFLRFIFEGYDNEFQMTTVDQDLGLVRVLAMKGSEGILLKILLEYQDTIGPKPCYPT, translated from the coding sequence ATGAGTAATACTGCATGTTTTAGAGCGTATTGGTTTTGTATAGATCCATCGAAAACTCATTTTTTGAGGTTTATATTTGAAGGCTATGATAATGAATTTCAAATGACTACTGTAGACCAAGATTTAGGTCTTGTCAGGGTTCTTGCAATGAAGGGATCTGAAGGAATCCTTTTAAAGATCCTTCTTGAATATCAAGATACGATAGGGCCCAAGCCCTGCTATCCAACCTGA